A DNA window from Eremothecium cymbalariae DBVPG#7215 chromosome 3, complete sequence contains the following coding sequences:
- the DCS1 gene encoding 5'-(N(7)-methyl 5'-triphosphoguanosine)-(mRNA) diphosphatase (similar to Ashbya gossypii AGR268W): MSEFQSLIKKFKFRKILDSNPQMKVISLLGHIDGKDAIVTLEKTHFSFDTNTKKEDQEEVVLHHCENEFSCIKGIQELKELCTNDIYFWGVSTLKQDIDQHPTAKINLIWPATPVHIKKYEQQQLHVCRETPQIYERVVKPYIDEMCNNGRLQWVYNILHNGAESERIIYKDFVEDSPKDGLLILPDMKWDSVNLDSLYLVALVYRDDIRSLRDLRPEHQDWLRTLNNKIRMVVPGCFNYFIKPDELRLFIHYHPSYYHFHIHVVNVKHPGLGDGIAVGKAILLEDIIETLNYLGPEGYSNKTISYVIGENHDLWKRGLKEEVGKQLIADGIPKGPDIINDFSREQSPMKPLDNKRSN, translated from the coding sequence ATGTCGGAGTTTCAATCGTTAATTAAGAAGTTTAAGTTTCGCAAGATTCTTGATTCTAATCCCCAGATGAAGGTTATTTCATTGTTGGGGCATATTGATGGTAAGGATGCTATTGTGACGTTGGAGAAGActcatttttcttttgatacGAATACGAAGAAGGAGGATCAGGAGGAAGTTGTGTTGCACCATTGTGAGAATGAGTTTTCTTGTATAAAGGGGATCCAAGAATTGAAGGAGCTTTGTACCAAcgatatttatttttgggGGGTATCTACTTTGAAGCAGGATATTGATCAGCATCCTACAGCTAAGATTAATTTGATCTGGCCTGCTACTCCGGTTCACATTAAGAAATATGAGCAGCAACAGTTGCATGTTTGTAGGGAGACCCCGCAGATCTACGAGCGGGTTGTGAAACCTTATATTGACGAGATGTGTAATAATGGGAGGTTGCAATGGgtgtataatatattgcaCAACGGCGCTGAATCGGAGCGTATTATTTACAAGGACTTTGTTGAAGACAGTCCGAAGGATGGACTTTTAATTTTACCTGATATGAAGTGGGATTCTGTGAATTTGGATTCGTTATACTTGGTTGCCCTTGTTTATCGGGATGACATTCGTTCCTTGAGAGACTTACGTCCTGAACATCAGGATTGGTTGCGAACTTTGAACAATAAGATTCGTATGGTGGTTCCCGGCTGTTTCAACTACTTTATCAAGCCTGATGAGTTAAGATTGTTTATTCATTACCATCCTTCCTATTACCATTTCCACATTCATGTGGTGAACGTGAAGCACCCTGGTCTTGGTGACGGTATTGCTGTCGGGAAAGCCATTTTGTTAGAGGATATTATTGAGACTTTGAACTATCTGGGGCCTGAGGGTTATTCTAACAAGACCATTAGTTATGTTATTGGTGAGAACCACGACTTGTGGAAGAGAGGGCTCAAAGAGGAAGTTGGTAAGCAACTAATTGCCGATGGTATCCCAAAGGGCCCGGATATTATAAACGATTTTAGTAGAGAGCAATCTCCAATGAAACCTTTAGATAATAAGAGATCAAATTga
- the SEC22 gene encoding SNAP receptor SEC22 (similar to Ashbya gossypii AGR267W) — MIKSTLIFRDDGLPLCSSVDDDTDPSLSDQKKKIKVLISRFTPQAANEATLESGAYEIHYIRQQAVVYIVIVEKGYQRNLAFAYLSDIHQEFEHNYGNEYIKPSVRPYAFVSFDNFLQKTKKIYNDKRVQGNLDQLNSELLGVKQIMTKNIEDLLYRGDSLDKMSDLSASLRQDSKKYRKTAQKINFDLLISQYTPIALVAFFCVFLFWWVFLK, encoded by the coding sequence ATGATCAAGTCAACTTTAATATTCCGGGATGATGGCCTGCCGCTTTGTTCATCTGTAGATGACGATACAGATCCATCTTTAAGTGaccaaaagaaaaaaatcaaGGTCCTCATATCTAGGTTCACCCCACAGGCAGCTAACGAAGCTACTCTCGAATCTGGGGCATATGAGATCCACTATATCAGACAGCAAGCGGTGGTTTACATTGTAATTGTGGAAAAGGGTTACCAGCGTAATCTAGCCTTTGCCTACCTGAGCGACATCCATCAGGAATTTGAACATAACTATGGCAATGAATACATTAAACCCAGTGTCAGACCCTACGCATTTGTCTCGTTCGATAACTTCCTTCAAAAAACGAAGAAGATCTACAACGACAAACGAGTCCAAGGAAACCTCGACCAATTGAACTCTGAGCTGCTTGGCGTAAAACAGATCATGACCAAAAACATCGAAGATTTACTCTACCGAGGGGATTCGCTCGACAAAATGAGCGATCTGAGTGCTTCGCTAAGACAAGACTCGAAGAAATACCGCAAAACCGCACAGAAAATCAACTTCGATCTACTAATCAGCCAATATACACCAATAGCCCTAGTCGCATTCTTTTGCGTATTCCTCTTTTGGTGGGTTTTCCTCAAATAG
- the MED4 gene encoding Med4p (similar to Ashbya gossypii AGR270W) gives MNSSSSLHLSQQDSNNDELNHVQQVTLYKDLCQFEEDLQKLVVSVDKFSPDLQAAQDLINSDLKLYSTLEQLPLYDSIDIQLKQLDNESQEIDERTGKILSILDKCYNNLNKLPMVEQVEFEMKMMKKQKEKIKSGVLLEYAMKLAKFTRVPPTFNKDAIGPNNFIWPAEDAIRRGMLAMASLKSEELTRIPVELNSEEPQEPPQKGQSQEEDEVTPTHSSDTPSSKPDSKSESFEFTGKAKNQQSTQYSETGAHEEADGSIDLDLDLFNPDEF, from the coding sequence AtgaattcttcaagttcACTCCATCTATCACAACAAGATTCCAATAACGATGAATTAAACCACGTACAACAAGTTACCTTATACAAAGATCTATGTCAATTCGAGGAAGATTTGCAGAAGTTAGTTGTTTCTGTTGACAAGTTCAGTCCTGATCTTCAGGCCGCACAAGATTTGATAAATTCTGATCTAAAGCTTTACTCGACTTTAGAACAGTTACCGCTTTATGATTCGATAGATATACAGCTGAAACAACTGGATAATGAATCGCAAGAGATAGATGAGCGCACAGGGAAAATACTTAGTATATTAGATAAATGTTATAATAATCTGAACAAATTGCCTATGGTTGAGCAGGTGGAATTTgagatgaagatgatgaagaagcaaaaggaaaagataAAATCAGGTGTTCTGTTGGAATATGCAATGAAACTGGCCAAGTTTACACGAGTGCCTCCTACTTTCAATAAGGATGCTATTGGACCCAATAACTTTATTTGGCCGGCGGAAGATGCTATTAGAAGGGGCATGTTAGCTATGGCATCTTTGAAAAGTGAAGAATTAACGAGGATACCGGTTGAATTAAATTCTGAAGAACCGCAAGAGCCACCCCAAAAGGGACAAAGCCAAGAGGAGGATGAAGTTACTCCAACTCATAGTAGTGATACACCAAGTTCCAAGCCGGATTCTAAGAGCGAGAGTTTTGAATTTACAGGGAAAGCCAAAAACCAGCAATCTACTCAATACTCGGAAACTGGCGCACATGAAGAAGCTGATGGGTCCATTGATTTGGACCTTGATCTATTTAATCCTGATGAATTTTAG
- the HEM15 gene encoding ferrochelatase HEM15 (similar to Ashbya gossypii AGR272W) — protein sequence MSMMLSRNYRKPYMAQLSRIACRMSSSVVKKQEVGKNGTGIVFMNMGGPSTVGETYDFLYQLFSDYDLIPISKNWQPAIAKWIAKRRTPKVEKQYEEIGGGSPIFKWSKYQVDRVCELLDERSPETAPHRPYVAFRYAKPLTDETYKKMMSDGVRRAVAFLQYPHFSYATSGSSLNELWRQIKRLDPERTISWSTIDRWPGQPGLIKAFAENIDKKLLEFPEEVRNDVIILFSAHSLPLDIVNAGDAYPAEVGATVYKVMESLKFKNPYRLVWQSQVGPKPWLGPQTSKITEFLSPTVPGAVLVPIAFTSDHIETLFEIDLELIGESPYKDKLKRCESLNGSETFINGLADLLESHLKGDTGLYSKQLPLDFKLGRSADPITEVTEVFGDHSK from the coding sequence ATGTCTATGATGTTGAGTAGGAACTATAGGAAGCCATATATGGCGCAGCTAAGCCGGATTGCTTGTCGGATGTCTTCGTCAGTGGTTAAGAAACAGGAAGTAGGTAAGAATGGTACTGGTATAGTGTTCATGAATATGGGCGGTCCATCTACTGTGGGGGAGACGTATGATTTTTTGTATCAACTCTTTTCTGACTATGATTTGATTCCTATCAGTAAGAATTGGCAACCGGCGATTGCTAAATGGATTGCGAAGAGACGTACCCCAAAAGTCGAGAAGCAATATGAAGAGATTGGTGGTGGGTCGCCTATCTTCAAGTGGTCTAAATACCAGGTTGACAGGGTTTGTGAGCTCTTAGACGAGAGGAGTCCTGAGACTGCACCCCATAGGCCGTACGTTGCATTTAGGTATGCGAAACCGTTGACTGATGAAACGTAtaagaaaatgatgagtGATGGGGTTCGGAGGGCGGTTGCGTTTCTTCAATACCCACACTTTTCTTATGCAACGTCGGGCTCCAGTCTAAATGAGTTATGGAGGCAGATCAAGCGTTTAGACCCGGAACGCACGATTAGTTGGTCAACAATCGATAGGTGGCCTGGGCAGCCAGGGTTGATCAAGGCCTTTGCTGAGAATATAGACAAGAAGCTATTAGAGTTCCCAGAGGAAGTTCGTAACGACGTcattattttgttttctgctCATTCTTTGCCGCTGGATATTGTTAACGCTGGGGATGCATACCCAGCCGAGGTCGGTGCGACGGTGTATAAGGTTATGGAGAGCTTGAAGTTCAAGAATCCATATAGACTTGTTTGGCAGTCTCAGGTTGGTCCTAAGCCATGGTTGGGCCCACAGACGTCGAAAATCACCGAATTCTTGAGCCCAACTGTCCCAGGTGCCGTGTTGGTTCCAATTGCCTTTACGTCGGACCATATTGAAACTCTGTTCGAGATTGATTTAGAATTAATTGGAGAGTCTCCATATAAGGATAAGTTGAAGAGGTGTGAATCTTTGAATGGTAGTGAGACGTTTATAAATGGTTTGGCAGACTTGTTGGAGTCACATCTAAAGGGCGACACTGGTCTGTACTCCAAACAACTACCTCTCGACTTCAAACTAGGAAGATCAGCAGATCCAATTACAGAGGTAACCGAGGTATTTGGTGATCATTCCAAATAG
- the DDP1 gene encoding polyphosphatase DDP1 (similar to Ashbya gossypii AGR266C): MSKFVRTAHSRVGRENQMYSALTGARLVAGCVALNEDKTKVIMIQSTTSGSRWVLPKGGVEADEPDFKDTAKRETWEEAGVIGDIVRYLGPIEDMRPPKNWNEDVSAFTKAKSGSAVLKHPPRSEFHFYEMKVSELAKDYPEKRKRDRQWFTYSEAKKQLELAHRPELLEALDRSGIVKVL; this comes from the coding sequence ATGTCCAAGTTTGTTCGAACAGCTCATTCCCGTGTTGGCAGGGAAAACCAAATGTACTCAGCTCTTACTGGAGCTCGATTGGTGGCTGGCTGTGTGGCATTGAATGAGGATAAGACTAAGGTGATCATGATCCAGTCGACTACTAGTGGTAGTAGATGGGTGTTGCCGAAAGGGGGTGTTGAGGCAGATGAGCCAGATTTTAAAGACACTGCGAAACGGGAAACGTGGGAGGAAGCTGGGGTTATTGGGGATATTGTAAGGTACTTGGGGCCTATTGAAGACATGAGACCGCCCAAGAACTGGAATGAAGATGTTAGTGCGTTTACGAAGGCCAAGTCTGGTTCTGCGGTTCTGAAGCATCCACCAAGATCTGAGTTTCATTTCTACGAGATGAAAGTTAGCGAACTGGCGAAAGATTATCCTGAGAAGCGTAAGAGAGATCGTCAATGGTTTACGTACTCTGAGGCCAAGAAGCAGTTGGAGCTAGCGCATCGACCTGAATTACTGGAAGCACTTGACAGATCAGGAATTGTAAAGGTTTTATAA
- the CMG1 gene encoding Cmg1p (similar to Ashbya gossypii AGR269W) → MESMSEHGKRDQASESDGSDGDWKAHLLKRRKAKSGKLDLSVQRHSSSPIHSEDEKYEEEDYLTMDLPSDDGITAMGQESSGNRASCDFSGHMSKGLKMMEKMGYRVGSKLGSAERSQYALKEPLKLEGQVHRIGIRERPQWGKESPVSETSTTEYRRRLHEENDMQRKQRVFLKMQKLAFEISGDVDIVTSDSDPRDFNVLWRQHVRQIIHKNASATGSEETKNCVSSSDPKEVTEEHQQHEDLEEDVKIIRPQEKSPSSSSSVSTSNDSELNLFEKLTLCEQIAKLHNFLREEFCYCFYCGIQYINGADLHGNCPGFTEDEHY, encoded by the coding sequence ATGGAAAGTATGTCTGAGCATGGTAAGAGGGATCAAGCATCTGAAAGTGATGGCTCCGATGGCGACTGGAAAGCTCATTTATTGAAACGTCGGAAGGCAAAATCAGGCAAGTTAGATTTAAGTGTACAGCGACATTCTTCGTCACCAATTCATAGTGAAGATGAGAAGtacgaagaagaagattatttAACGATGGACTTGCCCTCTGATGATGGAATTACTGCTATGGGCCAGGAGTCGTCAGGTAACCGTGCATCCTGTGATTTCTCGGGACATATGTCAAAAGGCCTTAAGATGATGGAAAAGATGGGATATAGGGTGGGGAGTAAATTAGGTTCTGCAGAACGGTCTCAGTATGCTCTAAAAGAGCCGTTAAAACTTGAAGGTCAGGTGCATAGGATTGGAATCCGAGAACGTCCCCAATGGGGGAAAGAGTCGCCCGTATCAGAGACCAGTACGACTGAATACCGACGAAGACTTCATGAGGAAAATGATATGCAAAGAAAACAACGAGTATTTCTTAAAATGCAAAAATTAGCATTTGAAATTTCAGGAGATGTAGATATTGTTACAAGCGATAGCGACCCAAGAGATTTTAATGTATTGTGGAGACAACATGTAAGGCAAATAATACATAAAAATGCCTCTGCAACTGGTTCAgaagaaaccaaaaactgCGTGTCATCTTCCGATCCCAAGGAAGTAACTGAGGAGCATCAACAACATGAAGATCTTGAAGAGGATGTAAAGATAATCAGACCTCAAGAAAAATCACCCTCATCAAGCAGTTCAGTATCAACTTCTAATGACAGTGAGTTAAATCTCTTTGAGAAACTTACCTTATGTGAACAGATTGCGAAACTTCATAATTTCCTTAGAGAGGAATTCTGTTACTGCTTCTACTGCGGTATCCAGTATATAAACGGTGCAGATTTGCATGGGAACTGTCCAGGTTTTACGGAAGATGAACACTATTGA
- the ALE1 gene encoding lysophospholipid acyltransferase (similar to Ashbya gossypii AGR271C) gives MYNPIERKVQAISEQLNIDEVTLKLAICLFISFPFNALLKRLPDNRLNVKCIYIVCVSGFYLLGILNMFDGCRTLLLSSVFTYVITRFYKSRFMPYLNFVVLMGHLAVNHLHAQFFNGYDSNKLDITGAQMVLVMKLTSFAWSYHDGTYVEKEELSEYQKTHSIDEHPSFLQFLAYTFFYPSLLTGPSFEYADYESWLNCRMFRDLPESKKPKRRWSKDKDSRRQIPKCGWYAFGRVMKGIFWIVMSFIAPNYINVKYVLSTAFKNRSFLYKIHYLYFLGLTFRFRYYAAWTISEASCMVCGLGYNGYDPKTQEIKWDRVQNIDIIAFESAQNTRAALEAWNMNTNKWLKYYVYLRVVPKGKKPGFRSTLFTFLTSAFWHGTRPGYYLSFATGALFQTVGKVYRKNFRPIFLAEDGKTPLKYKIFYDFICSWVIKLSFGYMVQPFIILDWSKSIYCWNTVCFYIHILIALTFILFKGPFKSSVTRFFKQFHPCEVARRNQQNLESDMVTSSPTLGHILKEKMQFEMEDAEDRDMMLGIPDPSEVELEDARKEIEEFYRQYDSWKNEKGLEIEEENLRDAYSNFKNEFKRTTRRFSFSHYPATPTKLD, from the coding sequence ATGTATAATCCAATTGAAAGAAAGGTGCAGGCAATATCTGAGCAATTGAACATAGATGAGGTTACATTGAAGCTTGCTATATGCCTATTTATCTCATTTCCCTTTAATGCATTGCTGAAACGTCTTCCCGACAATCGGTTAAATGTAAAATGCATCTATATAGTGTGTGTTTCTGGTTTTTATCTTCTGGGGATTTTGAATATGTTTGATGGGTGCAGGACGTTGTTGCTTAGTTCGGTGTTTACCTATGTGATTACGAGGTTTTATAAGTCGAGATTTATGCCATATTTGAACTTTGTGGTGTTGATGGGCCATCTAGCAGTGAATCATCTGCATGCgcaatttttcaatggtTATGACAGTAACAAGTTGGACATCACAGGAGCGCAAATGGTGTTAGTGATGAAGCTTACATCGTTCGCGTGGTCTTATCATGATGGTACATATGTGGAGAAGGAGGAGCTGTCAGAGTACCAGAAGACCCATTCGATAGACGAACATCCCTCGTTTCTGCAGTTTCTGGCTTACACTTTCTTTTATCCCAGTCTGTTGACAGGTCCGAGTTTTGAGTATGCTGATTATGAATCGTGGTTGAATTGCAGGATGTTCCGTGACCTTCCTGAATCAAAGAAACCGAAACGGCGGTGGAGTAAAGATAAGGATTCGAGGCGCCAGATACCCAAGTGTGGTTGGTACGCGTTTGGTAGGGTGATGAAAGGTATATTCTGGATTGTGATGTCATTCATCGCACCAAACTATATCAATGTGAAGTATGTGTTATCAACAGCGTTTAAAAATAGATCTTTCCTCTATAAGATtcattatctttattttcTGGGTTTAACGTTTAGATTTAGATATTATGCTGCATGGACCATTTCTGAAGCATCTTGCATGGTTTGCGGATTGGGTTACAACGGCTATGATCCCAAAACACAGGAGATAAAGTGGGACCGAGtccaaaatattgatattatagCCTTTGAAAGTGCCCAAAATACGAGGGCGGCACTTGAAGCATGGAATATGAACACCAACAAGTGGTTGAAATACTATGTATACTTACGTGTGGTTCCAAAGGGAAAGAAGCCAGGATTTCGTTCAACACTGTTCACCTTTTTAACTTCTGCTTTCTGGCACGGTACCAGACCTGGTTACTATTTAAGTTTTGCAACTGGCGCATTATTCCAAACAGTTGGTAAGGTATACAGGAAGAACTTTAGACCAATTTTCCTCGCAGAAGATGGTAAGACTCCtttaaaatacaaaattttttatgattttatttgttcTTGGGTGATTAAACTTAGCTTCGGATATATGGTCCAGCCATTTATTATCTTAGACTGGTCTAAATCCATTTATTGTTGGAACACAGTTTGTTTCTACATCCATATCTTGATTGCACTGACATTCATATTATTTAAGGGACCCTTCAAATCAAGCGTTActagatttttcaaacagTTCCATCCATGTGAAGTAGCTAGAAGGAATCAGCAGAATCTGGAATCCGATATGGTGACATCTTCTCCAACGCTTGGacatattttgaaagaaaagatgCAGTTTGAAATGGAAGATGCAGAGGACAGAGATATGATGCTAGGTATTCCCGATCCTAGTGAAGTTGAGCTTGAAGACGCTAGGAAggaaattgaagaattctaTAGACAATATGACTCTTggaaaaatgaaaaaggtCTGGAAATTGAGGAGGAAAATCTACGTGATGCATActcaaatttcaaaaatgagTTCAAGAGGACGACTAGGAGGTTTAGCTTTAGCCACTACCCGGCAACGCCAACTAAGTTGGATTAA
- the YCS4 gene encoding condensin subunit YCS4 (similar to Ashbya gossypii AGR273C) → MVGFRLSAYLTRFQTCDKRSFPPVDNANREINLITDRLAISPEDIYSDEELLDTLIDLAHGFSHLLPKLQQQLSYLVSSCLKNLAQTINVNLSSNASNDEIIGMLPLWKSYLERYGYLLHVMLIFLQEDVAAASIASTGKSSSKRQISSSTIDLFKRSCDQIEGFLEAVVKVLDLNLSKMFQTTAERDLFIGLYTKPLFVLIETEQVVKVHSLKMFTIRIIATSVKHHGQLSSVQNAILSTLTYFPHLTNFNAEVLKVVNDDFDYPQLTEEVLRDISNKEFSAKDNTGPKAISSFLVRLSELIPKIVLRQMTLIVKLLNNSSFTLRCAIVETCGNIVIDICKNKQELERYKNQVEVLLELLEERFLDSNPYVRSKAIQGCLKVCDLDAKFNKNRLNLTRLAVRSLQDRSSLVRRNSVKLLSKLILTHPFTQMHGTQLRLSQWEQRHKNALHQLDTLLKDSNEDPEEDSLEHTPEHGVALQNSHEKGHEHSENTLENETENKNLMENTQAIFKIRLTIQYYKDAVDFITIIHEGIYLACGLLFSRNRNEVLETMDFFALADAYDIELSHLGIKRMLNLVWMKGANDEGTSIASHLVDCYKDLFFTAPESSNCKEKAAYIAKNLVQLTKDTSFADLASLEKLLGLMYLEKLIDQNVVNVLWGIYNSAANKDQGTFTNDQIHGSIIVLGMLSLVDNEVALKGLDALLNSGLGEPGRKDLILSKFSCIALQRMMPGGSEQSSTFQVPREEDAVRKLHDKIIEYTEDQNFYPVCEHAINALFAISRQPDVVCSELIKEKTMMTFGELENSSAQNTTYRIVSLTQLLFIVGQVAIKTIVYLEKCEAEFKKRKIETEIAKNNRKSATTKKDDVDVSVQHEEETQKELEMIGGTNEDDFADAVHFIKENKLLFGENSLLAKFGSLVEEIVSNTAKFSDPMLQRAAVLCLEKFMCVSSKFCERNLPLLITVMEKSKDPIIRSNAVLGLGDMAVCFNNLVDENTDYLYHRLHDENIMVQRTCLMTVTFLILAGQVKVKGQLGQMAKCLEYPDQGMSDMCKLFFTELAAKDNAIYNGFIDIFSSLSNDEELKKDSFKRIMKFLLSFIEKERHQRQLCEKLLNKLSKVDTQKQWDDIAFILNTIPYKNEKITTELEKGFKLVNARE, encoded by the coding sequence ATGGTGGGGTTCCGGTTGTCAGCTTATTTGACGCGTTTCCAAACATGTGACAAACGATCGTTTCCACCAGTTGATAATGCCAATAGGGAAATAAATTTGATAACAGATAGGCTAGCCATTTCACCAGAGGATATATATTCCGATGAAGAGCTTCTGGACACGCTTATTGATTTGGCACATGGGTTTTCTCACTTACTCCCTAAATTACAACAGCAGTTAAGTTATCTGGTGAGTTCGTGTTTGAAAAACTTGGCTCAAACTATCAATGTGAATTTGTCTTCGAATGCCAGTAACGATGAAATAATAGGGATGCTACCATTGTGGAAGTCTTATTTGGAGCGTTATGGATACTTATTACATGTtatgttgatatttttgcaGGAagatgttgctgctgcgtCGATAGCCAGCACTGGGAAGTCTAGCAGCAAGCGGCAAATAAGTAGTTCTACTATTGATTTGTTCAAGAGGAGTTGCGATCAAATAGAAGGATTTTTAGAAGCTGTTGTTAAGGTTTTGGATTTGAACTTATCCAAGATGTTTCAAACCACGGCAGAGAGAGATTTATTCATTGGATTATATACGAAGCCTTTGTTTGTGTTGATCGAAACCGAACAGGTAGTCAAAGTGCATTCGTTGAAGATGTTTACAATTCGGATCATTGCGACTTCGGTGAAACACCATGGACAGTTGTCGAGTGTGCAAAACGCAATATTGTCTACTTTGACATATTTCCCTCATCTCACCAACTTTAATGCAGAAGTGTTAAAGGTGGTTAACGATGATTTTGACTACCCTCAGTTAACCGAGGAAGTTCTGCGAGATATAAGCAATAAAGAATTTAGCGCTAAGGATAATACGGGCCCCAAGGCcatttcaagttttttggTCAGGTTATCCGAATTGATTCCCAAAATTGTTCTGCGGCAGATGACTCTTATTGTgaaattgttgaacaaCAGTTCATTTACACTTCGTTGCGCCATTGTCGAAACTTGTGGCAATATTGTAATAGATATTTGCAAAAACAAACAGGAATTGGAACGCTACAAAAATCAAGTGGAAgttcttttggaattatTAGAAGAAAGATTTCTTGATTCTAACCCTTACGTGAGGAGTAAAGCCATTCAAGGATGCCTGAAGGTGTGTGATTTAGATGCTAAGTTTAATAAAAACAGATTGAACTTAACAAGACTAGCAGTAAGATCTTTACAGGATCGGTCATCTTTGGTTCGCAGAAATTCAGTGAAACTGCTCTCCAAATTAATTCTAACTCATCCTTTCACACAAATGCATGGTACTCAATTACGGCTAAGCCAGTGGGAGCAGAGGCACAAGAATGCGTTACATCAGTTAGACACTCTTCTAAAGGATAGCAATGAAGATCCAGAAGAAGACAGTTTAGAGCATACTCCAGAACATGGTGTAGCACTACAGAACAGCCATGAAAAGGGCCATGAGCATTCTGAAAACACATTAGAGAATGAAACTGAGAATAAAAATTTAATGGAAAATACACAAGCAATTTTCAAGATACGGCTAACAATACAATATTATAAAGACGCTGTGGATTTTATAACAATTATCCATGAAGGTATATATCTGGCATGTGGTTTGCTATTTTCCAGGAACAGAAATGAGGTTCTAGAAACCATGGACTTCTTTGCACTGGCTGATGCGTATGATATTGAATTGAGTCATCTTGGCATTAAACGAATGCTGAACCTGGTGTGGATGAAAGGTGCTAATGATGAAGGTACCAGCATTGCTTCGCATCTGGTAGATTGTTATAAGGACTTATTTTTCACTGCTCCTGAATCTTCCAACTGTAAGGAAAAGGCTGCATATATTGCCAAGAATCTGGTGCAGTTAACGAAAGACACATCCTTTGCTGATTTAGCTTCCTTAGAGAAGTTATTAGGGTTGATGtatcttgaaaaattaattGACCAAAACGTAGTGAACGTGTTGTGGGGTATTTATAATAGTGCTGCAAATAAGGATCAAGGTACCTTTACAAATGATCAAATCCACGGATCAATCATCGTTCTAGGGATGCTGTCTTTAGTCGATAATGAAGTTGCTCTGAAGGGCTTAGATGCTTTGTTAAATTCTGGACTTGGTGAACCAGGCCGTAAAGatttgattttatcaaaattctCTTGTATTGCACTGCAAAGAATGATGCCCGGTGGGAGCGAACAGTCATCCACATTTCAAGTACCTAGAGAAGAGGATGCTGTAAGAAAGTTGCATGATAAGATAATCGAATACACAGAagatcaaaatttttatcCTGTTTGCGAACATGCAATTAATGCACTATTCGCAATATCTCGTCAACCCGATGTGGTTTGCAGTGAATTAATAAAGGAAAAAACAATGATGACATTTGGTGAGCTGGAAAACTCTTCAGCTCAAAATACAACCTATAGGATTGTCTCTCTAACGCAATTACTATTCATCGTTGGTCAGGTTGCTATTAAAACCATTGTATATTTAGAAAAATGCGAGGCTGAGTttaaaaagagaaagattGAAACTGAAATAGCCAAAAATAATAGGAAATCAGCAACTACTAAAAAAGACGATGTAGATGTATCAGTGCAACATGAGGAAGAAACCCAGAAGGAATTGGAAATGATTGGAGGTACAAACGAAGATGATTTTGCCGATGCGGTTCATTTTATTAAGGAGAATAAATTGCTATTTGGGGAAAATTCGCTGCTTGCCAAATTCGGGTCGTTGGTAGAGGAAATAGTATCTAATACCGCAAAGTTCAGCGATCCAATGTTACAGAGGGCTGCAGTCCTCTGTTTAGAAAAGTTCATGTGCGTATCCTCCAAGTTTTGTGAGAGAAACTTGCCACTTTTAATTACAGTGATGGAGAAGTCTAAGGATCCAATCATCCGTTCGAATGCTGTATTAGGATTGGGTGATATGGCAGTCTGTTTCAATAACTTGGTTGATGAGAATACAGATTACTTATATCATCGTCTCCACGACGAGAATATTATGGTCCAGAGAACTTGCTTAATGACCGTTACATTCTTAATCTTGGCAGGTCAAGTCAAGGTGAAGGGACAATTAGGCCAGATGGCAAAATGTCTGGAATATCCAGATCAAGGAATGAGTGATATGTGTAAGTTGTTTTTCACTGAACTCGCAGCAAAGGATAATGCAATCTACAATGGATTTATTGATATCTTTAGTAGCTTATCCAACGATGAGGAATTAAAGAAGGATTCCTTCAAGCGTATTATGAAGTTTTTGTTATCAttcattgaaaaagaaCGTCATCAAAGGCAACTATGTGAGAAACTATTGAATAAGTTATCCAAAGTGGATACCCAAAAGCAGTGGGATGACATTGCCTTCATTTTGAATACCATACCATACAAAAATGAGAAGATTACCACTGAACTGGAAAAGGGTTTTAAATTGGTGAATGCCAGAGAATGA